The following are encoded together in the Bradyrhizobium algeriense genome:
- a CDS encoding LpxI family protein: MISAASDISSPVGVIAGGGAMPFAVADSLSRRGIAPVLFALRGACDPARVERFRHHWISVGQLGRATKLFRSEGCRDLIFIGTLLRPALSEIRLDWGTIRVLGRVWAAFRGGDDHLLSGIGRILEQDGFRMVGIRDVAPDILMPEGNIARAAPDAVAAADIAKGREVLGALGPFDIGQAVVVIDGHVVAVEDIEGTDGLLVRVARLREAGRIRAKSGRGVLVKAPKSGQDLRFDLPAVGAKTIEGAAKAGLAGIAVIAGHTIAADSQALIEAADSAGLFIQGLSA, from the coding sequence ATGATTTCCGCGGCTTCTGACATTTCATCACCGGTCGGCGTCATCGCAGGCGGCGGCGCCATGCCGTTCGCGGTGGCGGATTCGCTTAGCCGGCGCGGGATCGCGCCGGTGCTGTTCGCGCTGCGCGGCGCCTGCGATCCGGCGCGCGTCGAGCGCTTCCGCCATCACTGGATCTCGGTCGGGCAACTCGGCCGCGCCACAAAACTGTTCCGCAGCGAGGGCTGCCGCGACCTGATCTTCATCGGCACGCTGCTGCGCCCGGCGCTGTCGGAAATCCGGCTGGACTGGGGAACGATCCGCGTGCTCGGCCGCGTCTGGGCGGCGTTTCGCGGCGGCGACGATCATCTTCTGTCGGGGATCGGCCGCATCCTCGAACAGGACGGTTTTCGGATGGTCGGTATCCGGGATGTCGCCCCCGATATTCTGATGCCGGAGGGAAACATCGCCCGCGCCGCGCCCGATGCCGTTGCCGCCGCTGACATCGCCAAGGGGCGGGAGGTGCTCGGCGCGCTCGGGCCCTTCGACATCGGCCAGGCCGTGGTCGTGATCGACGGGCACGTGGTGGCGGTCGAGGACATCGAGGGCACTGACGGGCTGTTGGTTCGCGTGGCGCGGCTGCGTGAGGCCGGGCGCATTCGCGCCAAATCCGGCCGCGGCGTGCTGGTGAAGGCGCCCAAGAGCGGCCAGGATTTGCGCTTCGACCTGCCGGCCGTGGGCGCCAAGACCATCGAGGGCGCAGCCAAGGCCGGGCTCGCCGGCATCGCCGTGATCGCCGGCCATACGATTGCCGCGGACTCGCAAGCCTTGATCGAGGCCGCTGATAGCGCCGGCCTGTTCATCCAGGGCTTATCAGCGTGA
- the gltA gene encoding citrate synthase: MDAKSSNKTATLTVGNKTYDFPILSGTVGPDVIDIAKLYAQAGMFTYDPGFTSTGSCQSKITYIDGDAGILEYRGYPIEQLAEKGDFLETCYLLLYGELPTPAQKQDFDSRVIHHTMVHEQMARFFQGFRRDAHPMAIMVAAVGALAAFYHDSTDINDPKQRMIASMRMIAKVPTLAAMAFKYTIGQPFMYPKNSLSFAENFLHMCFAVPCEEYKINPVLADALDKIFILHADHEQNASTSTVRIAGSSGANPFACIAAGIACLWGPAHGGANEAALAMLAEIGSVDNIPEFIAKVKDKNSEVRLMGFGHRVYKNYDPRAKIMQKMCHAVLAETGHGDDPMLKVALELEKIALSDQYFIDRKLYPNVDFYSGITLKAMGFPTSMFTVLFAVARTVGWISQWSEMIEDPQQKIGRPRQLYTGVARRDYVDIAKRK; the protein is encoded by the coding sequence ATGGACGCAAAATCCAGCAACAAGACTGCAACGCTCACGGTAGGCAACAAGACCTACGATTTCCCGATCCTCAGCGGCACGGTGGGGCCTGATGTCATCGACATCGCCAAGCTCTACGCCCAGGCCGGGATGTTCACCTACGACCCCGGGTTTACCTCCACCGGAAGCTGCCAGTCGAAGATCACCTATATCGACGGCGACGCCGGCATTCTCGAATACCGCGGCTACCCGATCGAGCAGCTCGCCGAGAAGGGCGACTTCCTCGAGACCTGCTACTTGCTGCTTTACGGGGAGCTTCCGACGCCGGCCCAGAAGCAGGATTTCGACAGCCGCGTGATCCATCACACCATGGTTCACGAGCAGATGGCCCGCTTCTTCCAGGGTTTCCGCCGCGACGCCCATCCGATGGCGATCATGGTTGCCGCCGTCGGCGCGCTGGCCGCGTTCTATCACGATAGCACCGACATCAACGATCCGAAGCAGCGCATGATCGCGTCGATGCGGATGATCGCGAAGGTGCCGACGCTGGCCGCGATGGCCTTCAAATACACCATCGGCCAGCCCTTCATGTACCCGAAGAACTCGCTCTCCTTTGCCGAGAACTTCCTGCACATGTGCTTCGCGGTGCCGTGCGAGGAATACAAGATCAATCCGGTGCTGGCTGACGCGCTCGACAAGATCTTCATTCTGCACGCCGACCACGAGCAGAATGCCTCGACCTCGACGGTGCGTATCGCCGGCTCCTCCGGCGCCAACCCGTTCGCCTGCATCGCCGCCGGCATCGCCTGCCTGTGGGGTCCGGCGCATGGCGGCGCCAATGAAGCCGCGCTCGCGATGCTCGCCGAGATCGGTTCGGTCGACAACATCCCGGAATTCATCGCCAAGGTGAAGGACAAGAACAGCGAAGTCCGCCTGATGGGCTTCGGCCACCGCGTCTACAAGAACTACGATCCGCGCGCCAAGATCATGCAGAAGATGTGTCACGCCGTGCTGGCCGAGACCGGCCATGGCGACGATCCGATGCTGAAGGTCGCGCTGGAATTGGAAAAGATCGCGCTCTCCGACCAGTACTTCATCGACCGCAAGCTCTATCCGAACGTCGACTTCTATTCGGGCATCACGCTGAAGGCGATGGGCTTCCCGACCTCGATGTTCACCGTGCTGTTCGCGGTCGCCCGCACCGTCGGCTGGATCAGCCAGTGGAGCGAGATGATCGAGGACCCGCAGCAGAAGATCGGCCGTCCGCGCCAGCTCTACACCGGCGTCGCCCGCCGCGATTACGTCGATATCGCGAAGCGGAAGTAA
- the gltX gene encoding glutamate--tRNA ligase yields MTDPVVTRFAPSPTGFLHIGGARTALFNWLYARKTGGKMLLRIEDTDRERSTEPAIAAILDGLKWLELDWDGEVIYQFSRVARHREAAEQLLASGKAYRCYATAEELTAMREKARAEGRTRLYDGLWRDRDPAEAPEGMKPTIRLKAPQTGETVIEDQVQGRVVWQNENLDDLVLLRGDGNPTYMLAVVVDDHDMGVTHVIRGDDHLINAARQKQIYDALGWDIPNMSHIPLIHGPDGAKLSKRHGALGVEAYRAMGYLPAALRNYLVRLGWSHGDQEIFSTQEMIDAFDLSAIGRSAARFDFAKLENLNGHYIRQADDAELVSQFEGVLDYVPEGAELKAKLNDTTRAQLLRAMPSLKERAKTLIELISGAYFIFADRPLEVEPKAAAMLTPETRILIGQLRTALETVTDWRAETAEAAMRNFAEQNNLKLGAVAQPLRVALTGRTTSPGIFDVLAVLGREECLARLADQVAN; encoded by the coding sequence ATGACTGATCCCGTCGTCACACGCTTTGCCCCCTCGCCCACCGGCTTCCTCCACATCGGGGGCGCCCGCACCGCGCTGTTCAACTGGCTTTACGCCAGGAAGACCGGCGGCAAGATGCTGCTGCGGATCGAGGATACCGATCGCGAGCGCTCGACCGAGCCTGCGATTGCAGCCATTCTCGACGGCTTGAAGTGGCTCGAGCTCGATTGGGACGGCGAGGTCATCTACCAGTTCAGCCGCGTCGCCCGCCACCGCGAGGCCGCCGAGCAATTGCTGGCCAGCGGCAAGGCTTACCGCTGCTACGCCACCGCGGAGGAACTGACGGCGATGCGCGAGAAGGCGCGCGCCGAGGGCCGCACCCGCCTCTATGACGGACTGTGGCGGGACCGCGATCCGGCAGAGGCGCCTGAAGGCATGAAGCCGACCATCCGCCTCAAGGCCCCGCAGACCGGCGAGACCGTGATCGAGGACCAGGTTCAGGGCCGCGTGGTCTGGCAGAACGAGAACCTCGACGATCTCGTGCTGCTGCGTGGCGACGGCAACCCGACCTACATGCTGGCTGTCGTGGTCGACGACCATGACATGGGTGTCACCCACGTCATCCGCGGCGACGACCATCTGATCAACGCCGCGCGGCAGAAGCAGATCTACGACGCGCTCGGCTGGGACATCCCGAACATGTCCCACATCCCGCTGATCCACGGGCCGGACGGCGCAAAACTGTCGAAGCGTCATGGCGCACTCGGGGTCGAGGCCTACCGCGCCATGGGATATCTACCGGCGGCGCTGCGCAATTACCTGGTCCGGCTCGGCTGGAGCCATGGCGACCAGGAAATCTTCTCGACGCAGGAAATGATCGACGCCTTCGACCTGTCGGCGATCGGGCGCTCCGCGGCGCGGTTCGATTTCGCGAAACTTGAGAACCTCAACGGCCACTACATCCGCCAGGCCGATGACGCTGAACTGGTGTCCCAGTTCGAGGGCGTACTGGATTACGTCCCCGAAGGCGCCGAGCTGAAGGCAAAACTCAACGACACCACCCGCGCGCAATTGTTGCGGGCGATGCCGAGCCTGAAGGAGCGCGCCAAGACGCTGATCGAGCTGATCTCGGGCGCCTACTTCATCTTCGCCGACCGTCCGCTTGAGGTCGAGCCGAAGGCCGCCGCCATGCTGACGCCGGAAACCCGCATCCTGATCGGCCAGCTCCGGACCGCGCTCGAGACCGTCACCGACTGGCGCGCCGAGACCGCGGAAGCCGCCATGCGGAATTTCGCAGAGCAGAACAACCTCAAGCTCGGCGCCGTCGCCCAGCCACTCCGGGTGGCGTTGACCGGACGCACGACTTCGCCGGGAATTTTCGATGTTTTGGCGGTGCTGGGGCGGGAGGAATGCCTCGCCCGCCTGGCCGATCAGGTGGCGAATTAA
- a CDS encoding glutamine--tRNA ligase/YqeY domain fusion protein, giving the protein MTTEPVAAEAGRDFIRDIVQADLSSKKHSRIVTRFPPEPNGYLHIGHAKSIALNFGIAQEFAGKCHLRFDDTNPTKEEQEYIDSIQADVHWLGYDWGTDLYYASDYFERLYDWAEGLIKAGHAYVDDQSQEEIRVNRGTLTEPGKNSPFRDRTVEENLDLFRRMKAGEFPNGTRVLRARIDMAAGNINLRDPVLYRILHAEHPRTGTKWSIYPSYDYAHGQSDAIEGITHSICTLEFEDHRPLYEWLLDKLPVPSKPRQYEFARLSLTYTLLSKRVLTQLVRDGHVLGWDDPRMPTIAGLKRRGVPPAAVREFVKRIGVAKANSVVDVGMLEFCIREHLNKTAQRRMAVLRPLKVVIENYPEGQLEELEAVNHPDDPAAGTRKISFGRELYIERDDFMENPPKKFFRLSPGNEVRLRYAYFVKCTGVIKNDAGEVVELRCTYDPATKGGNAPDGRKVKATMHWLSAAQSVPAEIRVYNQLFANPSPNAANFAADLNPESLEVLPDARIEPSVAADNSGEVMQFERQGYFVRDKDSMPGKPVFNRTIGLRDTFAKEVGGKG; this is encoded by the coding sequence ATGACCACAGAACCGGTAGCGGCAGAGGCGGGGCGCGATTTCATCCGCGACATCGTGCAGGCCGATCTCTCCTCCAAAAAACACAGCCGGATCGTGACCCGATTCCCGCCGGAGCCGAACGGCTACCTGCACATCGGCCATGCCAAGTCCATTGCCCTTAATTTCGGCATCGCGCAGGAGTTCGCCGGCAAGTGCCATCTGCGCTTCGACGACACCAACCCGACCAAGGAAGAGCAGGAATATATCGATTCCATCCAGGCCGACGTGCACTGGCTCGGCTATGACTGGGGAACCGATCTCTATTACGCTTCCGACTATTTCGAGCGCCTGTACGACTGGGCGGAAGGCCTGATCAAGGCCGGCCACGCCTATGTCGACGACCAGTCGCAGGAGGAAATCCGCGTCAACCGCGGCACGCTGACGGAACCCGGCAAGAACTCGCCCTTCCGCGACCGCACGGTGGAAGAAAACCTCGACCTCTTCAGGCGCATGAAGGCGGGTGAATTCCCGAACGGCACCCGCGTGCTGCGCGCCAGGATCGACATGGCCGCCGGCAACATCAACCTGCGCGACCCCGTGCTCTACCGCATCCTGCATGCCGAGCATCCGCGCACCGGCACCAAATGGTCGATCTATCCGAGCTACGACTATGCCCACGGCCAGTCGGACGCGATCGAAGGCATCACGCACTCGATCTGCACGCTGGAATTCGAGGACCACCGGCCGCTCTATGAATGGCTGCTCGACAAGCTGCCGGTGCCCTCAAAACCGCGGCAGTACGAATTCGCCCGGCTGAGCCTGACCTATACGCTGCTGTCGAAGCGCGTGCTGACGCAGCTCGTGCGTGACGGTCACGTTTTGGGATGGGATGATCCGCGCATGCCGACCATTGCCGGGTTGAAGCGGCGCGGCGTGCCGCCGGCGGCGGTGCGCGAATTCGTCAAGCGCATCGGGGTGGCTAAAGCCAACAGCGTGGTCGATGTCGGCATGCTGGAATTCTGCATTCGCGAGCACCTGAACAAGACTGCGCAGCGGCGGATGGCGGTGCTGCGGCCCTTGAAGGTCGTGATCGAGAATTATCCGGAAGGCCAGCTCGAGGAGCTGGAGGCCGTCAACCATCCCGACGATCCCGCCGCCGGCACGCGAAAGATTTCATTCGGCCGCGAGCTCTATATCGAGCGCGACGATTTCATGGAGAACCCGCCGAAGAAGTTCTTCCGCCTGTCGCCGGGAAATGAAGTGCGGCTGCGCTACGCCTATTTCGTCAAATGCACCGGCGTCATCAAGAACGATGCAGGCGAAGTCGTCGAACTCCGCTGCACCTACGATCCCGCCACCAAGGGCGGCAACGCGCCTGATGGACGCAAGGTCAAGGCCACCATGCACTGGCTGTCGGCCGCGCAGTCGGTGCCGGCGGAAATCCGCGTCTACAATCAGCTGTTCGCGAACCCGAGCCCGAATGCTGCGAATTTCGCCGCCGACCTCAATCCGGAGTCGCTGGAAGTATTGCCCGACGCGCGCATCGAACCTTCGGTGGCCGCTGATAATTCGGGCGAGGTGATGCAGTTCGAACGGCAGGGCTATTTCGTGCGCGACAAGGATTCGATGCCCGGCAAGCCCGTGTTCAACCGCACCATCGGCCTGCGCGACACCTTTGCGAAGGAAGTCGGCGGGAAGGGCTGA
- the fabZ gene encoding 3-hydroxyacyl-ACP dehydratase FabZ: MEEAAVRFELVDINEILKTLPHRYPMLLIDRVIKIRTDYSGIGIKNVTFNEPPFLGHFPDRPVYPGVMMIEAMAQTAGVIGIKSVEGTEKPRAVYFLTIDKCKFRKPVMPGDTIEYHMRSIGRRKAMWWFHGDAKVNGSVVAEADVGAMLTD; this comes from the coding sequence ATGGAGGAGGCAGCGGTCAGATTCGAACTCGTGGATATCAACGAGATCCTCAAGACGCTCCCGCATCGTTATCCGATGCTGCTGATCGACCGGGTGATCAAGATCCGGACCGATTACAGCGGTATCGGCATCAAGAACGTCACCTTCAACGAGCCGCCGTTCCTCGGCCACTTTCCCGATCGTCCGGTCTATCCCGGCGTGATGATGATCGAGGCCATGGCGCAGACCGCCGGCGTCATCGGCATCAAGTCGGTCGAGGGCACCGAGAAGCCGCGCGCGGTTTATTTCCTCACCATCGACAAGTGCAAATTCCGCAAGCCGGTGATGCCCGGCGACACCATCGAGTACCACATGCGCTCGATCGGCCGCCGCAAGGCGATGTGGTGGTTTCACGGCGACGCCAAGGTGAATGGCAGCGTGGTCGCGGAGGCCGACGTCGGCGCAATGCTGACGGATTGA
- a CDS encoding histidine phosphatase family protein, whose protein sequence is MSKLASIISCLVIFLLMSPQSYAADLGGLVSSLKGGGYVIVFRHGATDDSQKDIYPFKFDDMSAQRQLSEKGRELARELGAALKKLGVPIGEVYTSRLNRAVETGKLIGGKDVSPVDELTDSSAGSASGMANPDGKNAKAGRAVRDLVNAPPKAGANNLAVTHKTNVTDAFGKEFADIREGEALVYKISNSGPAVLVTRVQPGEWIAQAGS, encoded by the coding sequence TTGAGCAAGCTTGCGTCTATTATTTCGTGTTTGGTCATTTTTCTGCTGATGTCGCCGCAAAGTTACGCGGCAGATCTGGGCGGCCTCGTATCGTCCCTCAAGGGTGGTGGCTATGTCATCGTTTTTCGGCACGGCGCTACCGACGATAGCCAGAAGGACATCTACCCCTTCAAATTCGACGACATGAGTGCGCAGCGGCAACTGAGCGAAAAGGGCCGCGAGCTGGCGCGCGAGCTTGGGGCAGCGCTGAAGAAATTGGGCGTGCCGATCGGCGAAGTCTACACAAGCCGGCTGAATCGGGCGGTTGAAACCGGCAAACTCATCGGCGGCAAGGATGTGTCGCCCGTGGATGAGTTGACCGACAGCAGCGCCGGCAGCGCGTCTGGAATGGCGAACCCCGACGGCAAGAACGCCAAGGCTGGACGCGCCGTGCGCGATCTCGTCAACGCGCCTCCGAAAGCCGGCGCCAATAATCTGGCGGTGACACACAAGACCAACGTCACCGACGCCTTCGGCAAGGAATTTGCGGATATCCGCGAAGGCGAGGCGCTCGTCTACAAGATCAGCAACTCGGGGCCGGCTGTCCTGGTTACGCGGGTGCAGCCTGGCGAATGGATTGCGCAGGCCGGTAGCTAG
- the glnA gene encoding type I glutamate--ammonia ligase produces the protein MFPKCATAEDLVKAIREEEVQMIDLRFTDLPGVWQHFSVPPGAADIDALSEGIGFDGSSIRGFQEIQESDMLVVPDPTTAFLDPYSPASTLVLICNIRDPVTGQPYSRDARYIAQKAETYLKGSGLADTSYFGPEAEFFVFDDVRYGQGINFAFHEIDSSEGSWNSGKEEEPNLGHKPRPKEGYFPVPPTDSMQALRTEMVLTMQQLGIQIEAHHHEVATGGQNEIDMRFTTLTRMADNLMIYKYVVKNTAREHGMTATFMPKPLFEDNASGMHVHQSLWKGETNLFYDKGDYAELSQLGRYYIGGLLTHAWALCGLCAPTTNSYRRLVPGYEAPINLVYSQRNRSACCRIPMYSPNPRAKRVEFRSPDPSCNPYLAFAAMLMAGLDGINSRIDPGSPIDKNLYDLPPAEAKDVKSTPGSLDQALDALERDHAFLLRGDVFTGDVIETWLDYKRKKEIDPIRLRPHPYEFHLYYDI, from the coding sequence ATGTTTCCGAAGTGTGCAACAGCCGAAGATCTCGTGAAGGCGATCAGGGAAGAGGAGGTGCAGATGATCGATCTGCGCTTCACCGACTTGCCTGGCGTGTGGCAGCATTTTTCCGTCCCGCCGGGTGCAGCTGATATCGATGCTCTCAGCGAAGGCATTGGATTCGACGGCTCATCCATCCGCGGCTTCCAGGAAATTCAGGAAAGCGACATGCTGGTCGTGCCCGACCCGACCACAGCCTTCCTTGACCCGTATTCCCCTGCATCGACCCTGGTCCTGATCTGCAACATCAGGGATCCCGTGACCGGTCAACCCTATAGCCGTGACGCCCGTTACATCGCCCAGAAGGCCGAAACTTACCTGAAGGGCAGCGGCCTCGCCGATACGAGCTACTTCGGCCCTGAGGCGGAGTTCTTCGTGTTCGACGACGTGCGCTACGGGCAGGGCATCAATTTCGCCTTCCACGAAATCGATTCCAGCGAAGGCAGTTGGAATAGCGGCAAAGAGGAAGAGCCGAATCTGGGCCACAAGCCGCGCCCGAAGGAGGGATACTTTCCGGTTCCCCCGACCGACAGCATGCAGGCTCTCCGCACCGAAATGGTGCTGACGATGCAACAGCTGGGCATACAGATCGAAGCCCATCACCATGAAGTCGCGACCGGCGGCCAGAACGAGATCGACATGCGCTTCACTACGCTCACCCGTATGGCGGACAATCTGATGATCTACAAATACGTGGTGAAGAACACCGCCCGCGAGCACGGCATGACCGCAACGTTCATGCCGAAGCCGCTGTTCGAGGACAATGCCTCGGGGATGCACGTTCACCAGTCCCTGTGGAAGGGCGAGACCAATCTGTTCTACGACAAGGGCGACTATGCCGAGTTGAGCCAGCTCGGCCGCTACTACATCGGCGGCCTGTTGACCCACGCCTGGGCGTTGTGCGGGCTTTGCGCCCCCACCACGAACTCCTATCGGCGCCTGGTGCCGGGCTACGAAGCTCCGATCAATCTGGTCTATTCTCAGCGCAACCGCTCAGCCTGCTGCCGGATTCCGATGTATTCGCCGAACCCGCGGGCAAAGCGGGTTGAGTTTCGCTCACCGGATCCCTCCTGCAATCCCTATCTGGCCTTTGCCGCGATGCTGATGGCCGGCCTTGACGGCATCAACAGCCGGATCGATCCGGGCAGCCCGATCGACAAGAACCTTTATGACCTGCCGCCCGCCGAGGCGAAGGACGTGAAGTCGACACCCGGATCACTGGATCAGGCGCTTGACGCGCTCGAACGCGATCACGCTTTCCTGCTCCGCGGCGATGTGTTCACCGGCGACGTGATCGAGACCTGGCTCGACTACAAGCGCAAGAAAGAGATCGATCCGATCCGGCTGCGTCCTCATCCTTACGAGTTTCATTTGTATTACGACATCTAG
- the lpxA gene encoding acyl-ACP--UDP-N-acetylglucosamine O-acyltransferase — MGTIDPTARVEDGAVIGEGTTIGPYCIIGRNVVIGESCNLIAHVHVMGHTSIGADCTISPFAVLGGAPQDLSYRGEPTRLEIGSGCTIREGVTMNVGTVKGGGLTRVGDGGYFMNNSHVGHDCMVGNNVIFATSATLGGHCEIGDFVYIGGLSAVHQLTRIGPQVMVGGVCGVRGDIIPFGLANGQYAALEGLNIIGMKRRKFTKERLAKVRAFYQSLFHGPGIFAERLNSVQPLAAEDPAIAEILAFIAQGKHRALCLPADSGNKH, encoded by the coding sequence ATGGGTACGATCGATCCAACCGCGCGGGTTGAGGATGGCGCTGTGATCGGCGAGGGGACGACAATCGGTCCCTATTGCATTATCGGCCGGAACGTCGTGATAGGCGAAAGCTGCAATCTGATTGCGCATGTGCATGTGATGGGTCATACGTCCATCGGCGCTGATTGCACGATCTCGCCTTTCGCGGTGCTCGGAGGGGCGCCGCAAGACCTGAGCTATCGCGGCGAGCCGACGCGGCTCGAAATCGGCTCCGGCTGCACCATTCGCGAAGGCGTGACCATGAATGTCGGCACCGTGAAAGGCGGCGGGCTGACTCGTGTCGGTGATGGCGGCTACTTCATGAACAACAGCCACGTCGGTCACGACTGCATGGTCGGCAATAACGTGATCTTTGCGACCTCGGCGACGCTGGGCGGTCACTGCGAGATCGGCGATTTCGTCTATATCGGCGGGCTCTCCGCCGTGCACCAGCTAACCCGGATCGGGCCGCAGGTGATGGTCGGCGGCGTCTGCGGCGTGCGCGGAGATATCATTCCATTCGGCCTCGCCAACGGTCAGTATGCTGCTCTCGAAGGGTTGAACATCATCGGCATGAAGCGCCGCAAGTTCACCAAGGAGCGGCTGGCGAAAGTGCGCGCGTTCTATCAAAGCCTGTTTCACGGCCCCGGCATCTTTGCCGAGCGGCTGAATTCAGTGCAGCCGCTCGCTGCAGAGGATCCGGCGATCGCCGAAATCCTCGCCTTCATCGCGCAAGGCAAGCATCGCGCGCTCTGTCTTCCGGCCGATAGCGGCAACAAGCATTGA
- the lpxB gene encoding lipid-A-disaccharide synthase, with the protein MERRIFLIATEESGDRLGANLMKVLRQRLGDGVQFEGVGGRAMAREGLESLFPIEELSIIGLAAVVKDLPKILGLIKETAIAVTEAAPDILVIIDSPDFTHRVAKRVRAKDPGIPIVDYVSPSVWAWRPGRARAMVKYVDHVLALLPFEPEAYRRLHGPPCSYVGHPLTEQLTQLRPNVDEAARRTESPPVLLVLPGSRRSEIRHHMAVFGQAVARLQEQGVTFELVLPTMPHLQEAVVDAVKGWPVQPQVVIGEQEKRAKFRIAHAALAKSGTVTLELALAGVPMVTAYRTGTMEAWILRRAIKVNSVILANLVIGENVIPEFLQEDCTPEKLAAALREVLSDSESRRKQLEAFAKIDGIMSTGHQPPSARAADIVLATMWQARRG; encoded by the coding sequence ATGGAGCGGAGGATATTTCTGATCGCGACGGAAGAGTCCGGCGATCGCCTCGGCGCCAATTTGATGAAAGTGCTGCGCCAGCGCCTTGGCGACGGGGTGCAGTTCGAAGGCGTCGGCGGCCGTGCGATGGCGCGCGAAGGCCTGGAGTCGCTGTTTCCGATCGAAGAGCTGTCGATCATCGGGCTTGCCGCCGTCGTCAAGGACCTGCCGAAGATCCTGGGCCTGATCAAGGAAACGGCCATCGCGGTGACGGAGGCGGCGCCGGATATTCTCGTCATCATCGACAGTCCGGACTTCACCCATCGCGTCGCCAAACGCGTTCGCGCCAAGGACCCCGGGATTCCGATCGTCGACTATGTGTCGCCCTCGGTCTGGGCATGGCGGCCCGGGCGGGCGCGCGCGATGGTGAAATATGTCGATCACGTGCTGGCGCTGCTGCCGTTCGAACCCGAGGCCTATCGCAGGCTGCACGGGCCGCCCTGCAGCTATGTCGGCCATCCCCTGACCGAGCAGCTGACTCAGCTGCGCCCGAACGTGGATGAAGCCGCGCGGCGGACGGAATCGCCGCCGGTTCTGCTGGTGCTGCCGGGAAGCCGGCGCAGCGAAATCCGCCACCACATGGCAGTGTTTGGTCAGGCGGTCGCTCGGCTGCAGGAGCAGGGCGTGACGTTCGAACTGGTGCTGCCGACCATGCCGCATCTGCAGGAGGCGGTCGTGGACGCGGTGAAGGGCTGGCCGGTGCAGCCCCAGGTCGTGATCGGCGAGCAGGAGAAGCGGGCCAAGTTCCGGATCGCGCATGCGGCGCTGGCCAAATCCGGCACGGTGACGCTGGAGCTGGCACTGGCCGGGGTGCCGATGGTGACGGCCTACCGGACCGGCACAATGGAGGCCTGGATCCTGCGCCGCGCCATCAAGGTGAACTCGGTGATCCTGGCCAATCTCGTGATCGGCGAGAACGTCATTCCCGAATTTCTGCAGGAAGACTGCACCCCGGAAAAACTCGCAGCCGCGCTGCGCGAGGTGTTGAGCGATTCTGAGTCACGACGAAAGCAACTCGAGGCCTTCGCCAAGATCGACGGGATCATGTCGACCGGCCACCAGCCACCCAGCGCCCGCGCCGCCGATATCGTGCTGGCGACGATGTGGCAGGCGCGGCGGGGGTAG